A single Agrococcus sp. ARC_14 DNA region contains:
- the tdh gene encoding L-threonine 3-dehydrogenase, translating to MHALVTRGKPGLELVEIPEPETPPGHVKVRVLRAGICGTDLHIDGWDAWAQSAVTPGLTVGHEFCGEIVEVGEGVTDFAVGQLMSGEGHVVCGHCRNCRAGRRHLCIRTSNLGVQRDGCFAEFVVLPSANVWVHPGVTADSATEQQLDVFGIYDPFGNAVHTALKFPVVGEDVLVTGAGPIGLMAAMVARHAGARHIVVTDLSEARLELAGSLGFRALNPREQEIKDVQRELGMTEGFDVALEMSGSPAALVGIIENLNFGGRCAMLGLPSAPIEVDFGKVVSHMLTIQGIYGREMFETWYAMSAMAQTGLDVSPIITDRFAFADWEGAFDRARAGSAGKVILDFTS from the coding sequence ATGCACGCACTCGTGACCCGAGGCAAGCCAGGGCTCGAGCTGGTCGAGATCCCGGAGCCCGAGACCCCGCCCGGCCATGTCAAGGTGCGGGTGCTGCGCGCCGGCATCTGCGGCACCGATCTGCACATCGACGGGTGGGATGCGTGGGCGCAGTCGGCGGTCACGCCCGGCCTGACCGTGGGGCACGAGTTCTGCGGTGAGATCGTCGAGGTCGGCGAGGGCGTCACCGACTTCGCCGTCGGGCAGCTGATGAGCGGTGAGGGACACGTCGTGTGCGGGCACTGCCGCAACTGCCGCGCCGGCCGCCGTCACCTCTGCATCCGCACCTCCAACCTGGGCGTGCAGCGCGACGGCTGCTTCGCCGAGTTCGTGGTGCTGCCCTCGGCGAACGTCTGGGTGCACCCCGGCGTGACGGCCGACAGCGCGACCGAGCAGCAGCTGGATGTCTTCGGCATCTACGACCCGTTCGGCAACGCGGTGCACACGGCGCTGAAGTTCCCGGTCGTCGGGGAGGACGTGCTGGTCACCGGCGCCGGCCCCATCGGCCTCATGGCCGCGATGGTCGCCCGGCATGCGGGCGCACGCCACATCGTCGTCACCGACCTCTCGGAGGCCCGGCTCGAGCTCGCCGGCTCGCTCGGCTTCCGGGCCCTCAACCCGCGCGAGCAGGAGATCAAGGATGTCCAGCGCGAGCTGGGCATGACCGAGGGCTTCGACGTGGCGCTCGAGATGTCGGGCTCGCCCGCGGCACTCGTCGGCATCATCGAGAACCTCAACTTCGGCGGCCGCTGCGCCATGCTCGGCCTGCCCTCGGCGCCCATCGAGGTCGACTTCGGCAAGGTCGTCTCGCACATGCTGACCATCCAGGGCATCTACGGGCGCGAGATGTTCGAGACCTGGTACGCCATGTCTGCCATGGCGCAGACCGGCCTCGACGTCTCCCCCATCATCACCGACCGCTTCGCCTTCGCCGACTGGGAGGGCGCGTTCGATCGCGCCCGCGCAGGCAGCGCCGGCAAGGTCATCCTCGACTTCACCAGCTAA
- the purM gene encoding phosphoribosylformylglycinamidine cyclo-ligase: MTDPYASAGVDTEAGDRAVELMKAAVSRTHGPGVLGGVGGFAGLFDLSAAGAYAKPLLATSTDGVGTKIALAQAIDKHDTIGQDLVGMVVDDIVVVGAKPLFMTDYIATGRVVPERIADIVRGIAQACEATGTALVGGETAEHPGVMEPDDYDVAGAAVGIVEADAVLSAERVQSGDVVVAMASSGLHSNGFSLVRHILAGRGIALTDRVDELGGVAAEMLLEPTRLYTLPLLSMLDTGLGIRSISHVTGGGIAANLARVLPQQLAVEIDRSLWPVPEVFDALAQLGGFPLTEAEGTWNLGLGMLVVVDPADAAGVIAQSEQSGIPAWRVGSVQASPSDPSGWVRGAKGVDGGAVRLAGAYR, from the coding sequence ATGACCGATCCGTATGCGTCCGCCGGCGTCGACACCGAGGCGGGCGACCGCGCCGTCGAGCTCATGAAGGCCGCGGTCTCGCGCACCCACGGCCCGGGCGTGCTGGGCGGAGTCGGCGGCTTCGCGGGCCTGTTCGACCTCTCGGCCGCGGGCGCCTACGCGAAGCCGCTGCTGGCCACCTCCACCGACGGCGTGGGCACGAAGATCGCGCTCGCCCAGGCGATCGACAAGCACGACACCATCGGCCAGGATCTCGTGGGCATGGTCGTCGACGACATCGTCGTGGTGGGCGCGAAGCCGCTGTTCATGACCGACTACATCGCCACCGGCCGCGTCGTGCCCGAGCGCATCGCCGACATCGTGCGCGGCATCGCCCAGGCGTGCGAGGCGACCGGCACCGCACTGGTCGGCGGCGAGACGGCGGAGCACCCGGGCGTCATGGAGCCCGACGACTACGACGTGGCGGGCGCCGCCGTCGGCATCGTCGAGGCGGATGCGGTGCTGAGCGCCGAGCGCGTGCAGTCGGGTGACGTCGTGGTCGCCATGGCCTCCTCCGGCCTGCACTCCAACGGCTTCTCGCTCGTGCGCCACATCCTGGCAGGGCGCGGCATCGCGCTCACCGACCGGGTCGACGAGCTGGGAGGCGTCGCCGCCGAGATGCTGCTCGAGCCCACCAGGCTCTACACGCTGCCGCTGCTCAGCATGCTCGACACCGGCCTCGGCATCCGCTCGATCTCGCACGTCACCGGCGGCGGCATCGCCGCCAACCTCGCGCGCGTGCTCCCGCAGCAGCTCGCGGTCGAGATCGACCGCTCGCTCTGGCCGGTGCCCGAGGTGTTCGACGCGCTCGCCCAGCTTGGCGGCTTCCCGCTCACCGAGGCGGAGGGCACCTGGAACCTGGGCCTCGGCATGCTCGTGGTGGTCGACCCCGCGGATGCGGCAGGCGTCATCGCGCAGAGCGAGCAGTCGGGCATCCCCGCCTGGAGGGTCGGCAGCGTGCAGGCGTCGCCGAGCGACCCGTCCGGCTGGGTGCGCGGAGCGAAGGGCGTCGACGGCGGCGCCGTGCGGCTGGCGGGCGCCTACCGCTGA
- a CDS encoding DUF4190 domain-containing protein: protein MPSDADRFRPHDRSIAEQSPPAQEPIQQQPRPLHAAQQPAVPQAASTQQPTPRYAPPGALPAAAPYAAFDGRDAPLIHPAAAQASSLTPYGVPVYQAPAYIYAPLPARGLSITALVLGVCSFLFAWTLVVVPIIGIVFGFLALKREPAGRTLAIVGMVASAIGLLFVLLFYLLPFVAFFGALLMAAAA, encoded by the coding sequence ATGCCGTCGGATGCCGACCGATTCCGCCCTCACGATCGGTCGATCGCAGAGCAGTCGCCGCCTGCGCAGGAGCCGATCCAGCAGCAGCCACGGCCGCTGCACGCCGCCCAGCAGCCTGCCGTGCCGCAGGCGGCCTCAACACAGCAGCCCACGCCCCGGTACGCGCCGCCGGGCGCCCTGCCCGCCGCTGCGCCCTACGCCGCCTTCGACGGCCGCGATGCCCCGCTCATCCACCCTGCCGCGGCACAGGCCTCGAGCCTGACGCCATACGGCGTGCCCGTCTACCAGGCGCCGGCATACATCTATGCCCCGCTGCCCGCGCGCGGCCTCTCGATCACCGCGCTCGTGCTCGGTGTGTGCTCGTTCCTGTTCGCCTGGACCCTCGTGGTCGTGCCGATCATCGGCATCGTGTTCGGCTTCCTCGCGCTCAAGCGAGAGCCGGCAGGCAGGACGCTGGCGATCGTGGGCATGGTGGCCTCCGCGATCGGCCTGCTGTTCGTGCTGCTGTTCTACCTGCTGCCGTTCGTGGCGTTCTTCGGGGCGCTCCTGATGGCGGCCGCTGCCTGA
- a CDS encoding L-serine ammonia-lyase, with protein sequence MTSHAMTKGKSPITNGQGAEATEIGSHATATAPVFESLSVLDLFKVGIGPSSSHTIGPMRAALDFIGQADASGRFADIVRLRVDLLGSLGATGSGHGTDTAIMLGLSGLAPDTVETPQITATLEAIRSSGELSIGGRLTVPFDEAKVFVFRPLTVRREHPNALRITAYDASDDVIASAGYYSIGGGFVMRHDEGDVLAPVPAPAEQLHPVPYPFTHGDELVALCRETGLSVAELMLENEAAWRTREETIAQLERIWVVMQECVANGIETPGVLPGGLDVKRRSKEWHAKLLERDAAPKQGRPDLLEGMEWVNLYALAVNEENAAGARVVTAPTNGAAGIIPAVMHYADRFANCVDDELSWQVRFLLVAGAIGIIIKSNASISGAEVGCQGEVGSACAMAAGGFAAVLGATPEQIENAAEIGIEHNLGLTCDPIKGLVQIPCIERNAMASVKAINAARMAKQGDGTHYVSLDTAVETMRRTGADMSDKYKETALGGLAVAYIEC encoded by the coding sequence GTGACCTCGCACGCGATGACCAAGGGCAAGTCGCCGATCACGAACGGGCAGGGCGCAGAGGCGACCGAGATCGGCAGCCACGCGACGGCCACCGCCCCGGTCTTCGAATCGCTGTCGGTGCTCGACCTGTTCAAGGTCGGCATCGGCCCCTCCTCGTCGCACACCATCGGCCCGATGCGTGCCGCCCTCGACTTCATCGGGCAGGCGGATGCCTCCGGCAGGTTCGCAGACATCGTGCGGCTGCGCGTCGACCTGCTCGGCTCGCTCGGCGCCACCGGCTCGGGCCACGGCACGGACACCGCCATCATGCTCGGGCTCTCCGGCCTCGCGCCCGACACCGTCGAGACCCCCCAGATCACGGCGACGCTCGAGGCGATCCGCAGCAGCGGCGAGCTCTCGATCGGCGGCCGCCTCACGGTGCCGTTCGACGAGGCGAAGGTGTTCGTCTTCCGGCCCCTCACCGTGCGCCGCGAGCACCCGAACGCGCTGCGCATCACCGCCTACGACGCATCCGACGACGTCATCGCGAGCGCTGGCTACTACTCGATCGGCGGCGGCTTCGTGATGCGGCACGACGAGGGTGACGTGCTCGCCCCCGTGCCGGCCCCCGCCGAGCAGCTGCACCCGGTGCCCTATCCGTTCACGCACGGCGACGAGCTGGTCGCGCTGTGCCGTGAGACCGGGCTGTCTGTCGCGGAGCTCATGCTCGAGAACGAGGCCGCCTGGCGCACGCGCGAGGAGACCATCGCGCAACTCGAGCGCATCTGGGTCGTCATGCAGGAGTGCGTCGCCAACGGCATCGAGACGCCAGGCGTGCTGCCGGGCGGGCTCGACGTGAAGCGGCGCTCGAAGGAGTGGCACGCGAAGCTGCTCGAGCGCGACGCGGCACCCAAGCAGGGCAGGCCCGACCTGCTCGAAGGCATGGAGTGGGTCAACCTCTACGCGCTCGCCGTCAACGAGGAGAACGCCGCGGGCGCCCGTGTCGTGACGGCGCCGACGAACGGCGCGGCCGGCATCATCCCCGCCGTCATGCACTACGCCGACCGCTTTGCGAACTGCGTCGACGACGAGCTGTCGTGGCAGGTGCGCTTCCTGCTGGTGGCCGGCGCGATCGGCATCATCATCAAGTCGAACGCCTCGATCTCTGGCGCGGAGGTCGGCTGCCAGGGCGAGGTCGGCTCGGCATGCGCGATGGCTGCCGGCGGCTTCGCGGCGGTGCTGGGCGCGACGCCGGAGCAGATCGAGAACGCCGCAGAGATCGGCATCGAGCACAACCTCGGCCTCACGTGCGACCCGATCAAGGGCCTCGTGCAGATCCCCTGCATCGAGCGCAACGCGATGGCGAGCGTCAAGGCGATCAACGCGGCGCGCATGGCGAAGCAGGGTGACGGCACGCACTACGTCTCGCTCGACACCGCCGTCGAGACGATGCGCCGCACGGGCGCCGACATGAGCGACAAGTACAAGGAGACGGCGCTCGGCGGTCTCGCCGTGGCCTACATCGAGTGCTGA
- a CDS encoding DUF3073 domain-containing protein produces MGRGRQKAKHTKIARELKAYSPNINYSVLQQELGSAPANDELVDKWADYAEYDGDGDADGDDFADDVQHGRSA; encoded by the coding sequence ATGGGTCGTGGTCGCCAGAAGGCAAAGCACACCAAGATCGCGCGCGAGTTGAAGGCTTACAGCCCGAACATCAACTACTCCGTGCTGCAGCAAGAGCTGGGGAGCGCACCCGCGAACGACGAGCTCGTCGACAAGTGGGCCGACTACGCCGAGTACGACGGCGATGGCGATGCCGACGGCGACGACTTCGCCGACGACGTCCAGCACGGCCGCAGCGCCTGA
- a CDS encoding CrcB family protein codes for MSPLELLGVALAGGLGAVVRFLAGALAGDRPVRATIAVNIVASLIAGFCSSLLPLDATWQAILVTGFCGGLSTYSAFATQAVEQLERRRGGHAFATLAVTLVGGAIAASLGILLGALLVPAVAA; via the coding sequence ATGAGCCCGCTCGAGCTGCTGGGGGTCGCGCTCGCAGGCGGCCTGGGTGCCGTCGTGCGCTTCCTCGCCGGCGCGCTCGCTGGCGACCGGCCCGTGCGCGCCACGATCGCCGTCAACATCGTCGCGAGCCTCATCGCCGGCTTCTGCTCGAGCCTGCTGCCGCTCGACGCCACCTGGCAGGCCATCCTCGTCACCGGCTTCTGCGGCGGCCTCTCCACCTACTCCGCGTTCGCGACGCAGGCGGTCGAGCAGCTCGAGCGCCGCCGCGGCGGCCACGCCTTCGCGACGCTCGCGGTGACCCTCGTGGGCGGCGCGATCGCCGCATCCCTCGGCATCCTGCTGGGGGCCCTGCTCGTGCCGGCGGTCGCGGCCTGA
- a CDS encoding CrcB family protein gives MLLRSVLAVLVGGALGTAARALLQEAIPDWWLLFAVNALGSAVLGISVAALADAPAWLRHGIGAGFLGGFTTFSAVAVASVTASASTGGFATIVPALPGILLALGMLGACMLAAWSGLALGHRLAKGRAA, from the coding sequence ATGCTGCTGCGATCCGTGCTCGCCGTGCTCGTCGGCGGCGCGCTCGGCACGGCAGCGCGCGCGCTGCTGCAGGAGGCGATCCCCGACTGGTGGCTCCTGTTCGCCGTCAATGCGCTGGGCTCCGCAGTGCTGGGCATCTCGGTCGCCGCGCTCGCCGACGCTCCCGCCTGGCTGCGGCACGGCATCGGCGCGGGGTTCCTCGGCGGCTTCACCACCTTCAGCGCGGTTGCCGTGGCCAGCGTGACCGCGTCTGCCAGCACGGGCGGCTTCGCCACGATCGTCCCCGCGCTGCCGGGCATCCTGCTGGCGCTCGGCATGCTCGGAGCCTGCATGCTCGCGGCGTGGTCCGGGCTCGCGCTCGGTCACCGGCTCGCGAAGGGCAGGGCCGCATGA